One Oceanispirochaeta sp. genomic window carries:
- a CDS encoding aldo/keto reductase, which yields MKITNITDCTTLNNGIQMPRFGLGVFQMTEPDETVNAIRWALDAGYRSIDTAAIYKNEKETGKGIKAGSVAREDIFLTTKVWNEDMRQDRVKEAFEQSLKLLDTDYVDLYLLHWPVKGCYKRAWDTLQELYAKGRMKAIGVSNFMIENLKDIESGSDIIPAINQIEYHPHLQQPELLQYCREKNIQVEAWSPLMQGKIFTIKEITDLAEKYKKTAVQIILRWDLQNGIVTIPKSSRKERIIDNADVFNFELSEEDMGILNSLDSGTRVGPDPYTFNF from the coding sequence TTGAAAATAACAAATATTACAGATTGTACGACTCTAAATAATGGAATACAGATGCCCAGGTTTGGATTGGGTGTATTTCAAATGACAGAACCCGATGAAACTGTAAATGCTATACGCTGGGCTTTGGATGCCGGATACAGAAGTATTGATACTGCAGCAATATATAAGAATGAAAAAGAAACAGGTAAAGGAATAAAAGCAGGCAGTGTTGCCAGAGAAGATATTTTTTTGACCACAAAAGTCTGGAATGAAGACATGCGGCAAGACCGGGTAAAAGAAGCATTTGAGCAGAGCCTGAAACTTCTTGATACCGACTATGTGGATTTGTACCTGTTACACTGGCCGGTAAAAGGGTGCTATAAAAGGGCATGGGACACCTTACAGGAGCTTTATGCAAAAGGCAGAATGAAAGCAATTGGTGTGAGTAACTTTATGATTGAGAATCTGAAAGATATAGAATCTGGATCTGATATCATTCCTGCGATAAATCAAATTGAATATCATCCTCACCTGCAGCAGCCTGAACTTTTACAATACTGTAGAGAAAAGAACATACAGGTGGAAGCATGGAGTCCGCTGATGCAGGGAAAAATCTTTACAATTAAAGAAATCACCGATTTAGCTGAAAAGTACAAAAAAACGGCTGTCCAGATTATTCTGCGCTGGGATCTGCAAAACGGAATTGTAACGATTCCCAAATCTTCACGAAAAGAAAGAATCATTGATAATGCTGATGTTTTTAACTTTGAACTATCTGAAGAAGACATGGGAATACTAAACTCACTTGATAGCGGAACTCGGGTTGGTCCTGATCCTTATACATTTAATTTCTAA
- the asnA gene encoding aspartate--ammonia ligase — MSAEYYYPEGYKSLLSLEETEKAIADIKMFFQTYFSAQLRLRRVTAPLFIEAGTGINDDLNGIEKPVSFKPKGMGCYAEIPQSLAKWKRMMLGDYNIDLGYGLYTDMNAIRPDEDPDNLHSYYVDQWDWEKAISSSDRTLAYLKSMVKKIYATLKATEFMVFESFPEIKPILPESITFIHAEELCRQYPDLTPVERESKAASQYGAVFIIGIGAALSDGNAHDGRAPDYDDWSSENEDGYKGLNGDIILWNPILNRTFEISSMGIRVDREALLRQMHLRDAEDRKDLLFHKRLLSGDFPESIGGGIGQSRLCMFLLRKAHVGEVQASLWPEEIRRDCTAKGIKLM; from the coding sequence ATGAGTGCAGAATATTATTACCCCGAAGGATATAAATCCTTATTGTCTCTTGAAGAAACTGAAAAGGCCATTGCCGATATCAAAATGTTTTTTCAGACCTATTTTTCCGCCCAGCTGAGACTTCGGAGAGTCACCGCGCCCCTTTTTATCGAAGCGGGAACCGGTATTAATGATGATCTGAATGGTATAGAGAAGCCGGTTTCTTTCAAGCCCAAAGGAATGGGATGTTATGCCGAAATTCCCCAGTCTCTGGCAAAATGGAAAAGAATGATGCTGGGAGATTATAACATTGACCTCGGTTATGGTCTGTACACCGATATGAATGCTATACGCCCGGACGAAGATCCTGATAACCTGCATTCTTATTACGTGGACCAGTGGGACTGGGAAAAGGCAATTTCCTCTTCGGACAGGACTCTGGCTTATCTGAAGTCTATGGTTAAGAAGATTTATGCGACTTTGAAAGCTACTGAATTTATGGTTTTTGAAAGTTTTCCTGAGATAAAACCGATTCTGCCCGAAAGCATTACTTTCATTCATGCTGAAGAGCTTTGCAGGCAGTATCCGGACCTGACTCCTGTAGAGAGGGAATCAAAGGCTGCTTCTCAATACGGCGCAGTGTTTATCATTGGTATCGGCGCTGCTCTTTCCGATGGGAACGCTCATGATGGACGCGCCCCCGACTATGATGACTGGAGCAGTGAAAATGAAGACGGTTACAAGGGGTTGAATGGCGACATTATTCTCTGGAATCCCATTCTTAACCGGACATTCGAGATCTCTTCCATGGGAATCAGAGTCGACCGGGAAGCTTTGTTGAGACAAATGCATCTTCGTGATGCTGAAGACCGGAAGGATCTATTGTTCCACAAACGTCTTCTGTCGGGAGATTTTCCTGAATCTATAGGTGGTGGGATCGGTCAATCACGGCTCTGTATGTTTCTTCTGAGAAAGGCCCATGTGGGTGAAGTTCAGGCCAGTCTCTGGCCGGAAGAAATACGCAGGGACTGTACAGCGAAGGGTATAAAGCTGATGTAG
- a CDS encoding methyl-accepting chemotaxis protein: MKKYSPLLIIIKNFFIFLASSVLYLWLFIPNITAIRLIMISGLLTGTALIVLLINLRKQKKIITQISRSLSEIKKGEEVDLSIKIVESAESSTNNLAENMDILTDHLNSVFIDISRSTRKFNLFASDIFFSARHLSEKSHDQSQTMEVILRQVSSFQNALSSLETEISAILEQLNETSDAYRGLNERSAAASSRLEPLADETRKASGEAKTGQQNVEQSAQVIQNLVETMNSLQEGMERMSEKTSRVSKVIVTLEDISERTHVLATNASIEAARAGSQGAGFAVIASEVRKLAGYSREAIKDVGDFLKETSKSINENTLYWKTGVEKAYAVKHFGDNAREVLGSISSRMSEITRGMDDFQIQFQEQGIIIDKTLKISGDINNRINGFSETLKEQSKGYDAIQSLVKNAAEGSEAASTSASVLSQLATYLKVGGKELKYAIKHFRISEERQLSTIARQEMRRVLLYNLEIFQNGRFIGHLGDLSPSGLLMYSDFEFTLGNEISSNVQLPIGFTHLNEISLLLTPRRIEHDGDSFRIGCSMKLQNQNQFEEFTEILEKLTLHDINETILSQPSAKIQEEFEEDIEELCEI; encoded by the coding sequence GTGAAGAAATATTCTCCCCTATTAATAATAATCAAAAATTTCTTTATTTTCCTTGCATCCAGTGTTTTATACCTTTGGCTGTTCATTCCAAATATAACAGCAATCAGATTAATCATGATTTCAGGATTGCTCACTGGAACAGCACTTATAGTGTTACTCATTAATTTACGCAAGCAAAAAAAGATCATTACCCAGATATCCCGTAGTTTAAGTGAAATAAAGAAAGGTGAAGAGGTTGATCTCTCAATTAAAATAGTTGAGTCTGCTGAGTCCTCAACAAATAATCTTGCTGAGAATATGGATATACTTACTGATCATTTGAATTCTGTCTTCATCGATATATCTCGTTCTACACGAAAGTTCAATCTTTTTGCATCAGACATTTTCTTTTCAGCACGCCATCTATCTGAAAAATCTCATGATCAGTCCCAAACCATGGAAGTAATTCTTAGGCAGGTCAGTAGTTTTCAGAACGCCTTATCTTCTTTAGAGACAGAAATATCAGCAATCCTCGAGCAGCTGAATGAGACTTCTGATGCTTATAGAGGTTTGAATGAGAGATCCGCCGCTGCAAGCTCTAGATTGGAACCATTGGCCGATGAGACAAGGAAAGCTTCCGGGGAAGCAAAAACAGGTCAACAGAATGTTGAACAGTCTGCTCAGGTAATTCAGAATCTTGTGGAAACCATGAACAGTCTGCAAGAGGGAATGGAAAGGATGAGTGAAAAAACATCAAGGGTGAGCAAAGTGATTGTTACACTTGAAGATATATCAGAAAGAACTCATGTTTTAGCGACAAATGCATCTATCGAAGCCGCACGGGCTGGTAGTCAAGGAGCGGGTTTTGCTGTTATCGCTTCAGAAGTTAGAAAGCTGGCTGGATATTCAAGGGAAGCGATCAAGGATGTTGGAGATTTTCTAAAAGAAACCAGCAAAAGTATAAATGAAAATACTCTTTATTGGAAAACAGGAGTAGAGAAAGCCTATGCTGTAAAACACTTTGGAGACAATGCCCGGGAGGTACTGGGAAGTATAAGCTCTCGTATGTCTGAAATTACCAGGGGAATGGATGATTTTCAAATTCAATTCCAAGAACAGGGAATTATCATTGATAAAACCTTAAAGATCTCAGGAGATATAAATAATAGAATTAACGGTTTTTCTGAAACTTTAAAAGAACAATCCAAAGGATATGATGCAATTCAAAGTCTTGTAAAAAATGCTGCCGAGGGTTCAGAGGCGGCTTCAACATCTGCTTCAGTTCTATCTCAACTGGCAACTTATTTAAAAGTGGGAGGAAAGGAGCTGAAATATGCAATTAAACATTTCAGAATCAGTGAAGAGCGGCAACTTTCCACAATAGCCCGTCAGGAGATGAGACGTGTTCTCCTTTACAATCTTGAAATATTCCAGAATGGCCGTTTCATTGGACATCTTGGGGATTTATCACCTTCAGGTCTCTTGATGTATAGTGACTTTGAATTTACTCTTGGAAATGAAATTTCCTCCAATGTTCAGCTGCCCATTGGTTTCACCCATCTGAATGAAATATCACTGTTATTGACACCCCGCCGGATTGAACATGACGGAGACAGCTTTAGAATTGGATGTTCTATGAAGCTGCAGAATCAAAATCAATTTGAAGAATTCACAGAGATTCTTGAGAAACTAACTCTCCACGATATAAATGAAACAATTCTCTCCCAACCCTCAGCAAAGATTCAAGAAGAATTTGAAGAGGATATTGAAGAATTGTGTGAAATATGA